Proteins encoded within one genomic window of Triticum aestivum cultivar Chinese Spring chromosome 2D, IWGSC CS RefSeq v2.1, whole genome shotgun sequence:
- the LOC123052791 gene encoding uncharacterized protein yields MLRITARAYDVPVWRDGRPKTDLNFPEIETRAVAEWLVPQGIRMEEMPAKKKKKRPAVVVTPGESDEAAMARFARGHPEYVQAEQEFYWKRDAEEKRKKKEVKKEDEAGPSTVIPIESSSEEDEEFWGLSDDSEESYWMPSDDE; encoded by the coding sequence atgctccgcatcaccgcgCGTGCCTACGACGTGCCGGTGTGGCGTGACGGACGGCCGAAGACGGACCTCAACTTCCCGGAGATCGAGACCCGGGCGGTGGCGGAGTGGCTCGTGCCGCAGGGCATCCGGATGGAGGAGATgccggcgaagaagaagaagaagagaccgGCGGTTGTCGTCACTCCCGGCGAGAGCGACGAGGCGGCGATGGCTCGGTTTGCGCGGGGGCATCCCGAGTACGTCCAGGCCGAGCAGGAGTTCTATTGGAAGCGTGATGccgaggagaagaggaagaagaaggaggtgaagaaggaggacgaggccggcccctcgacggtgatccccatcgagtcatcgtcggaggaggacgaggagttcTGGGGGCTCTCGGATGACTCCGAAGAGTCGTACTGGATGCCCTCGGACGACGAGTAG